The genomic window TCCTCCCACAGTTCGTGGAGTTCGGACGTGTCGCTGTCGGCGATCGCCCGGGCGAGCGTCGCACGAATCCACGCATGCTGGTCGGGGGTGAGGGACGCGACGTACGCGGCGGCGTCGATACCGTCGAGCTGCGGCGGTGCCGGAACGATCCCGCGGGCGACGGCGACGACCTCGGCGAGGGCGATCGCGGCCTGTGCGTCGTCGGCTTCGAGATAGTCCGCGCAGCCATCGCCGGTGTTCTGCACGAAGTCGTCGATGTCGAAGTGCCTGTCGCGCAGGGCCGCGAGCAGATCACCTGCACCATCGTTCTCGAACGGTCCGTGTCCCCAGGTTCCCATGGCCCACACAGTACGTCAGGATAATCCGGTGACCGATGTCCTCTATCCCGTTCTGGCGTTGAATCTGCTTGTCGTCGTGGGTGCGTGGTGTCTGGCGCGGCCGAGTCGTACCGCCGCCGGATGCCTCGTCGCCCTCGCCGTGACGTGGGTGTTCGTCAACGGGCC from Prescottella sp. R16 includes these protein-coding regions:
- a CDS encoding DUF4259 domain-containing protein gives rise to the protein MGTWGHGPFENDGAGDLLAALRDRHFDIDDFVQNTGDGCADYLEADDAQAAIALAEVVAVARGIVPAPPQLDGIDAAAYVASLTPDQHAWIRATLARAIADSDTSELHELWEESGPEDLEVWRAPIAARLQSLS